In the Qipengyuania gelatinilytica genome, CGCCCCGCCATGAAAGAGCGGGTCCAGGCAAGCATCGACAAGCTGGGCTATGTACCCTCGATCGCCGCCCAACGCATGAGCGGATCGCGTTCCTACCTGATCCTCGCCATCAACGACCGCGACCTTACCATCGCCGACTGGAAGGCACGCGAGGGCCGCGACTGGGTCGACCAGATGCTGCTCGGCGGTATGCTGACCTGTGCCGAACATGGCTACCGCATGCTGATCGAACTGGTCGACACGCATAGCGACCACGTGGAACGCGAACTTGGTGCAGCGATCGCTGCACTGCAGCCGGACGGTGTCATCCTGACCCCGCCGCACTCGGAAAACTCGCTCATCACCGGCCTGCTTGCCGAAAAGGGCATCCCTTTCGCGCGCATCGGGTCGAAGCAGGAGGGCCCGGGCATCGCGATGACCATGGGCGACAGCCACAATGCGCGGCTGGCCACCGACCATTTGATCGAGCTCGGACATGAGCGCATCGGCTTCATCGCCGGCCCGGAAGATTTCAGCCTGTCGGGCTGGCGTATGGAAGGCTGGGCATCGGCGCTAGAGGATGCGGGCTTCTCCTCCGAGGGCCTGTGCGAACGCGGCGATTTCGGTTTCGAAAGTGGCGCCAGGGCGGCCGAGCGCCTGCTCGGCCTCACCGAGGCCCCCACGGCCATTATCGCCAGCAGCGACCAGATGGCACTTGCCGTGCTGGAAGTCGCGCGGCGGCGTGGGCTGAACGTGCCGAAGGACCTGTCGCTGGTCAGCTTCGACAATTCGCCCATCGTGCGCTTCACCCAGCCTGCGCTGACCGCGATCGACCAGCCGATCGCCGCCACTGCGGCGCGTGCGGTTGAGTTGCTCATCGATGCCCGCAAGAAACCCGCTCCGGCCGAGCCCGTACAAATCCAGGGCGAACTGGTCGTGCGCGGCTCGACGGCTTCGGCCAGGGTTGATGCAGGAAGCTGACGCTCGTCCAGAGCAGCGCCAGTCGCTCCGGTTTCTCTGGCTCTATGCGCTTGCCGCTGCCGGCGGCGCGGTTTCCTACGTCCCTTTCCTGACACTGCTGTTGCCGGTTCGCGCCGAAAGCATGGCCGGGTTGGGCGCTATAGACCTGCTCGCCTATTGCGCATTTGCCGGTGCGAGCGCGGCCAGCCTCGCCAATATCGGCTTTGGCTGGGCGAGCGACCGGACGGGCAGCCGCAAGCCATGGATAGTCGGTGGGCTTGTGTGGTCATGCGCCCTGCTCGTCTCGGTTCCCGTCGCCGTTAATCCAGTGCAACTGGTGGGGCTCATCGTGCTTTGGCAGATCGGGCTGAACATGATGCTGGGCCCGCTTGCTGCCTGGGCCGGGGACGTCGTTCCAGACGAACAGAAAGGCATGCTGGGCGGCTTGCTGGCCTTCGCTCCAGCGCTGGGTGCCGCTTCGGGCGCGCTCGTAACAATTCCGGACCTGGCAGGGCCGGACGCGAGACTGGCGATTGTCGCCTGCATCGTGGCGATCATGGTCCTGCCGGTGCTGCTGTTCGGCAGGCCGCGCCCCATGCCCCACCTCGCCGGGGACAAGGCCGAGAAAGCTCCCGAGGCGCGGCACGCAGCGCGTGGAGCGGTTGCGCGGATGTGGCTTGCGCGCCTGCTGGTGCAGATCGCCGAGGCGGCCCTCTTCGCCTACCTGCTGATCTGGTTCCTTTCGGTCGATCCGAGCTTCACCGACAATGATACCGCGCGCATCTTCGCTTTGGTGCTCGCGCTCTCGGTCCCGCTGGCCATGCTCGCCGGGCGCTGGTCGGATCTGAAAGACCGTCCGATACTGCCGCTCGTGCTGGGCGCCGCGTTGGGCGCAGCCGGCCTGCTCGTCATGGCATCGGCCGAAGGTATCGGGGAAGCGATCGTCGGCTATCTCGTCTTCGGCCTGTCGACCAGCGTCTTCCTCGCCCTGCATTCGAGCCAGACCCTGCGCGTCCTGCCCAAGCCTTCGACAAGGGGCCGCGACCTTGGCATTTTCAACCTGACCAACACGGTTCCCAGCCTCATCATGCCCTGGCTCACGCTCGCGCTGGTCCCCGTATTCGGCTTCAGCGGCCTGTTCATCGTCCTCGCTGCTTTGACGGTCCTCGCAACACTCCTTCTGGCGACCATGCCCCGCCTCAACTAGCCGCTTGCTTTTGGGCCGAACGCATGGCAGTTTTCACCTTGATAACGTTCTCAATCGGGAGAGGACGCGGAGGGATGAGAAACATGAAAGCGTTTTGGTTGGTGTCGGCTGCAGCAGTGGCCCTGGCAGGTTGCAACACCGTTCCGGCAGAAGTCGAAAGCACACCGGTAGCAAGCGCCAGCACAAGCGAAGATGCGCGCGTTGCCGATCTGGTCTCGCGCATGAGCCTTGAACGCAAGGTCGCACAGCTGATCCAGCCGCAGATCAACAGCTTCACGCCCGAAGACATGCGCCGCTATCGTTTCGGCAGCTACCTCAACGGCGGCAACGGCGGTCCCTATGGCGATGAGTACGCCGAAGCCAGCGAATGGCTGCGCTATGCCGACGAGATGTATCTCGCCTCGGTCGAGCCCATGGAAGGCGACGAGCCCGTCATTCCGACCATGTGGGGCACCGACGCGGTCCACGGCCACACCAACATCATCCGCGCGACGATCTTCCCGCACAACATCGGACTGGGCGCAACGCGCGACGCCGATCTCATCCGCCGTATCGGTGCAGCAACCGCGGTCGAGATCGAAGTGACCGGCATCGACTGGAACTTCTCGCCCACCGTGGCCGTCGCACGCGACGACCGTTGGGGCCGCACCTACGAAAGCTATTCGGAAGACCCCGCCATCGTCGCCCCGCTCGGCGCAGCGCTCGTCGAAGGCCTGCAGGGCCGCAAGGGCGATGCAAACCGTCTCGGCGCAGGCCATGTGATTGCCACGGCCAAGCACTTCTTCGGCGATGGCGGTACGGACCAGGGTGTCGACCAGGGCGATGTGAACGGCGACATCGAGGCGCTGAAGGCGGTGCACGCCGCGCCCTACCCCGCGACCATCGCGGCCGGGGTGGAAACCATCATGGCCAGCTTCAACTCGATCAACGGTCGCAAGATGCATGGCAACAAGGACATGCTGACCGACGTGCTGCGCGGTGAACTTGGTTTTGAAGGTCTCGTCGTCGGAGACTGGAACGGCCATGGCCAGGTCAAGGGCTGCACCAACACCGATTGCCCGCAGTCGCTGCTGGCAGGTCTCGACATCTACATGGTCCCCGACGACTGGAAGGGCCTGCTTGAAACGCTGGTTTCGCAGGTCGAGGACGGCACCATCCCGATGGCCAAGCTCGACGAGGCGGTGAGCCGCGTGCTGCGCCTGAAAATGCGTGCAGGATTGCTCGATGAATTCGTGAAGCCTTCCGATCGCCCCAATGCCGGCAATTACGACCTGATCGGTTCGCCAGAACACCGCGCCATCGCGCGCGAGGCAGTCGCCAAGTCGCAGGTTCTCCTGAAGAACAACGGCGTCCTGCCGCTGAAGGAAGGCGCAAGCGTGCTCGTGGCAGGCGGCGCGGCCGATGATATCGCACAGGCCGCGGGCGGCTGGACGCTGACTTGGCAGGGTGGTGGCGACCTCGACAACAGCTATTTCCCCGGCGCAACCTCGATCTGGAGCGGCCTCAAGACCGCTGTCGAGGAAAGCGGCGGCAGCGCCACCCTGTCGGCCGATGGCAGCTATTCGGACAAGCCCGATGTCGCCATCGTCGTCTTTGGCGAGGAGCCCTATGCTGAATTCGCCGGTGACCGGAAGCATCTCGGCTTCACCGACGAGGAAGGCCTCGAACTCCTTCGCAAGTTCAAATCGGAAGGCGTGCCGACCGTGGCCGTCTTCCTCTCGGGCCGCCCGATGTGGGTGAACCGCGAACTGAACGCGGCCGATGCTTTCGTGGCCAGCTGGCTGCCGGGCGGCGAAGGTGCCGGCATTGCAGACGTCCTGACGGGTGCCATGCCCGCGACCGGCAAGCTGGGTTTCAGCTGGCCTGCAACCTGCGATTACGGCCCGCTCAACGGCCCTGAAGGCGCGCTCTTCACCGTAGGCTACGGCCGCTCGTTCAACGATCTCAGCCCGCTGCCGACGCTGGACGAGAATTGCGCCCCGCTCCAGCAGGGCGCGGCGAAGGACTGGTATGTCAACGGTCGCCTTGCAGACGGCGTGCTCGCCAATACAGCGACCGGCAAGCTCGACAATCTGCGCGGCGAAGCAGGCGGCATTTTCTCCATCGGCCTCGATCGCAACGCACAGGAAGATGCCCGCGCGATCAGCTTCGGCCCCGGCGCCTATCTCGAGCTGGCGCAGGGCGGCGGCGACGACGGATATGGCTATCGCGTCATCTACGAAGTCCAGACCCGGCCTTCCGCAGCCGTCCACTTGAAGGTCGGCGCAGGCGAGCCGCTGGACATCACGCAGCAGCTCTCCGTCGCGGAAGGCAAGGGCTATCGCGAGATGATCATTACCGATGCCTGCGTCGCCGATCTCGGACCCTCGCTGACCTTCACGTCGCAGGGGCCGTTCAAGATCAACATCGGCAGCGTCGTGCGCGAGGAATTCGCTGACGGCACCGACTGCTCGTTCTGACGGCGTATTCGTATTCGCTTTGTGCGCCGGAAAAAGGCTGGCAAACAGGGCATAGAAACAAACCGGGCGCCGTGGGGTCGCACCGGCACTTGGGAGGATAACTGAAATGGCACTGGCACCCGACGTTTCGTCGAGCACCGATCCGAATCCGGTTGAGGCCGAAGGCGCGCACGTCAATGCGCCTGGCCTCCAGTATTTCGTCTTCGCACTGTTCTTCATTTTCGGCGGCATCACTTCGCTCAACGACGTGATCCTGCCCAAGCTGAAAGAGCTCTTCACGCTCAATTACACGCAGGCAATGCTGGTGCAGTTCTGCTTCTTCACCGCCTACTTGCTGATCGGTATTCCCGGCGCGCAGCTGGTGAAGCGGATCGGCTACATGCGCGGCGCGGTTGCCGGCCTCCTCATCATGATGGCGGGCTGCCTGCTGTTCATTCCCGCCAGCCAGACCGCGACCTATGGCCTGTTCCTCGGCGCGCTTTTCATCCTCGCAAGCGGTGTCGTCATCGTGCAGGTGGTGACCAATCCGCTGATCAGCCTGCTTGGCCCGGCAAAGACCGTCCACAGCCGCCTGACCTTCGCGCAGGCATTCAACAGCCTCGGCACCACGATCTTCCCGATTGTGGGTTCGGCTCTCATCCTCGGCAGCCTTGCCGGGGTGAGCGCAGCCGAACTTTCGGGCGCGGAGCTCCAGCAGTATCGCACCGCAGAAAGCGCCGCGATCGTTTCGACCTACATCGGCCTTGCCGTGGCACTCGCCGTGATCGCGCTCGTCGTGTGGATCAACCGCAACAAGCTGCCGCATGACGCAGCCGCGATGAAAGGCGACGCCCTCACCACCCCCGCGCGCTATGTCGCAGGGATCGTGCTGATCGCAATCGGCGGCTGGCTGGTGATCCGCGGCAACGAGATTCCCGGCATCCTGCTGCTTCTCGCTGCACCCGCTATCTGGCTGTGGGGCAACAGCCTGCTCAGCCGCACACGCTTCTCTTTCGGTGCGCTGTGCATCTTCCTTTACGTGGGTGCCGAAGTCGCCATCGGTTCGCTGATCGTGAACTACCTGATGCAGGAAAGCGTTCTTGGCCTGACCGAGCGTGCTGCCGGAGACATGATCTTCATGTACTGGGGCGGTGCCCTTGTCGGACGTATCATCGGCTCGGCCGTGCTGCGTTTCGTCAGCCCGGGTCTCGTCCTGATGGGCGTGGCGATCGGCGCGATCAGCCTGGTGCTGATCTCCACCAACACGACCGGCTCCGTCTCGGGTTACAGCCTGCTGGCAGTCGGCCTGATGAATTCGATCATGTTCCCCACGATCTTCTCGCTCGCCTGCGAAAAGCTGGGCCTCAAGGCTGCCGACGGTTCGGGCATCATCAACATCGCCATCTTCGGCGGTGCGGTGATCCCGCTGCTGACCGGCATGCTGGCCGATGTGAGCGGCAGCCTGGGCACGGCCATGATCCTGCCCATCGCCTGCTATGCGATCATCGCGCTGTTTGGGATCTACGCAAGGCGCCCTGCCGCAAGCTGATCGGACATCATCCTTTTTCGGGGGTTCGCAAGGAGGCTTCGGTCTGCCATGCGGCCCCCGAATTCATTTTGAAGTACTGCAGGGACAATCCATGACCGACGCCGAACTCGCCGCCCACCTCGCCGAAGTGGCGGGCAGGATCCTGATTGAGGTGCGGGAAAGCGGGATGTTCGAAGGCAAGTCGCTCGGCAAGGCTGGCGATGAAACCGCCAACCAGTTCCTGTGCCACGCGCTTCGCCAGCAGCGCCCCGAGGATGGCCTGCTGTCCGAAGAAGAAAAGGACAACAGCGCGCGTCTCGACAAGGAACGTGTCTGGATTGTCGATCCGGTCGACGGCACCCGCGAATATGGCGAGGCCCGCAGCGACTGGGCTGTGCACGTGGCGCTATGCGTGAACGGCAAGCCGGAAACCGGTGCGGTCGCCCTGCCCGGTCTCGATACAGTGCTGCGGACCGACGCGCCGATCGACGTGCCTGCGGCGGCGGAAAAGCCGCGCATGGTCGTGAGCCGTACACGTCCTGCCAAGGAAGCCGTGGCAGTCGCCGAGACGATCGGCGCAGAACTCGTCGGCATGGGATCGGCAGGCGCCAAGGCCATGGCCGTGGTTCGCGGCGAGGCGGAAATTTACCTCCACACCGGTGGCCAGTACGAATGGGACAGCGCAGCACCTGCAGCGGTCGCTCTCGCGCATGGCATGCATGCCAGCCGCATCGACGGCAGCCCGCTGACCTACAACCAGGCAGACACCTACATGCCCGACTTGCTCATCTGCCGTCCCGAATGGGCCGAACGGGTGCTTGCCGAAGTGGCTAAGCTCGCGGACTAGGCCTCGACCTGTGCGAGCAATTGCCGCGCCCTGCTGAGGTGCGGCCGGTCCAGCATCTTGCCCTTGTGGCCGATGGTACCGGCACCGGGGTTGGCTTCGAACAGAGCGACGATCTCGCGCGCCTCGGCAATTTCCTCCTCGCTCGGGCTGAAGGCTGCGTTGATCACTGGCACCTGCGCCGGATGGATCGCGAGCATGCCGCGATAACCGTCGCGGCGGACCTTGCCGGCGCGCTTTTCCAGCCCTTCCAGATTGCGGAAATCGCCGTCGATCGTCTCGATGGCCGGTACGCCAGCCGCTGCAGCGCCGAGCAGGGTCAGGCTGCGGGCAAGCTCGTAGGTGAAGCTGTATTCGCCGTCCTCGCCGCGGTTCGACATCGCCCCGATGGAATCGGCGAGGTCCTCTGCCCCCCAGGTCATCGCCACGAGGCGCGGTGCACCCGCATAGTCACCCGTGGTGAACATAGCTGCGGCGACTTCGGTCACCAGCGCGATGACGGGCGTCGAGCCGGGTTCGATCCCCAGCTCCATTTCCAGCGGCGTGAGCATCTGGTCCAGCGCCTCGACATCATGCCGACCGCGCGACTTGGGCAGCATGATGCCGCCGGGTCGTGCGGGCATGATCGCGGCCAAATCATCGGCGGTGTGCGGCCCGTCGAGCGGATTGACCCGCACCCACAGCCGGTCGTGCTCGCCATTATCGCGCGTCTTGAGGAAAGCGCAGATCGCTTCGCGTACGGCGGGCTTGGCGTCGTCTGCAACCGCATCCTCGAGATCGAAAATCACGATGTCGGCCTCGCCTTCGGTGGCCTTCGTCATCTTCTTTTCGCTGTCGCCCGGTGCGAACAGCCAGCTGCGGTGGCGCGCCGGAAGGGCCCTTGGTTGAGACACGTATGATCCTCTCTGCTCAGTCCTGCGCGCCTTGAGCCGTTCTTGCCACTTTAAGTCAAGCCGAACGCCAATGCGCGCGGCGGGTTGTGCCGCGCCGCATGTCTTGTAGACGCAAGGCGATGAGACACTCTTTGCGCAGCTCGCTTTTCCTCACCGTTGCAGGCCTTTCCGCCATCTGGGCGCCCAATGCACTGGCCCAGCAAGCCGATGCGGCTGGCGACAATGACGCGCTGATCATCGTAACCGGCGAAGGATTGGACCAGACCCCGGCGAGCCCTGCCTATGACACGCAGTTGATCGAGCGCGAGCAGCTTGTCTCGACCTCGTCCGGCCGGATCGAGGACGCGCTCGCCGGCGTTGCGGGTTTCCAGCAATTCCGCCGCTCCGACAGCCGCTCCTCGAATCCGAGCGCGCAGGGCGCGACGCTGCGTTCGCTGGGCGGCAATGCCACCAGCCGTGCGCTGGTGCTGCTTGACGGCGTGCCCATGGCCGACCCGTTTTTCGGCTTCATTCCCTTCACCGCAATCGCGCCCGAACGGCTCGCCGAAGTCAGGGTGACGCGCGGCGGCGGTTCGGGCCCCTTCGGCGCAGGTGCTTTAGCGGGCACCATCGAACTCGAAAGCGCCGACGCCGCAACGCTCGGCAGCTTCGGCGGGCATGTTTACGTCAACGACCGCGGCGGCACCGAAAGCGCGGCCCATGTTGCGGGCGACCTTGGCGACGGTTTCGGAGTGATTTCCGGGCGCTGGGACCGCGACAAGGGCTTCTTCACGACGCCGCCAGCCGACCGCGTCGATGCCAGCGCGCGCGCTGCCTACGACAGCTGGTCGGTCCAGGCACGCGGTGTCACGCCAATCGGCGACTCAATGGAGTTGCAGGCGCGCGGGCTGGTCTATGACGACCGCCGTACCCTGCGCTTCGACGGCGCGGACAGTTCGAGCACCGGACAGGATGCGAGCCTGCGTCTCGTCGGCAGGGGCGACTGGCAATTCGACGCGCTCGCTTATGTGCAGGCGCGCAACTTCACCAATATCGTTATCAGTTCGACGCGCTTCGTTCCGGTCCTCGACCAGCGCAACACGCCTTCGACCGGTCTGGGCGGCAAGTTCGAGATCCGACCGCCGGTGGGGGACAGCAATGTCCTGCGGCTGGGCATGGATTATCGGCGCAGCGAGGGCGAGCTGTTCGAAACCGCGATCAGCGCCTTCACCGGTGCCGTGCGCGAACGGCGCAATGCGGGCGGCACCAATACCGACCTCGGCTTCTTCATCGAGGACGACCTCTTGCTCGGCCCGCTCACTCTCACGGCGGGGGCAAGGCTAGACCGCTACACTATCCGCGACGGCTTCTACGTCGCGCGGTCGGACGATGGTGCCGTCCTGCTGGAGGAACGCTTTGCGGACCGCTCCGGCTGGGAAGAGTCCTTCCGTGGCGGCGCGGTCTTCGATGCAGGTGGCGGACTGAGCCTTCGCGCGGCGGCCTATACCGGCCTGCGCCTTCCCACGCTGAATGAACTCTACCGGCCCTTCGTGGTTTTCCCGGTCACCACCAATGCCAATGCCGCACTGGAAAACGAGCGGCTCGAAGGCTTCGAGGCGGGTGTAGACTTCGCGTCCGGCGATATTTTCGACCTGTCGCTTACCGCATTCCAGAACCGCGTCGAGGGCGCGATTGCCAATGTCACGCTCGACCCATTGACCCGCCAGCGGCGCAATATCGATGCCATCGAAGCGC is a window encoding:
- a CDS encoding MFS transporter, with the protein product MQEADARPEQRQSLRFLWLYALAAAGGAVSYVPFLTLLLPVRAESMAGLGAIDLLAYCAFAGASAASLANIGFGWASDRTGSRKPWIVGGLVWSCALLVSVPVAVNPVQLVGLIVLWQIGLNMMLGPLAAWAGDVVPDEQKGMLGGLLAFAPALGAASGALVTIPDLAGPDARLAIVACIVAIMVLPVLLFGRPRPMPHLAGDKAEKAPEARHAARGAVARMWLARLLVQIAEAALFAYLLIWFLSVDPSFTDNDTARIFALVLALSVPLAMLAGRWSDLKDRPILPLVLGAALGAAGLLVMASAEGIGEAIVGYLVFGLSTSVFLALHSSQTLRVLPKPSTRGRDLGIFNLTNTVPSLIMPWLTLALVPVFGFSGLFIVLAALTVLATLLLATMPRLN
- a CDS encoding LacI family DNA-binding transcriptional regulator, with translation MGRRRQSVTIKHVAADAGVSLQTVSRVINNEPNVRPAMKERVQASIDKLGYVPSIAAQRMSGSRSYLILAINDRDLTIADWKAREGRDWVDQMLLGGMLTCAEHGYRMLIELVDTHSDHVERELGAAIAALQPDGVILTPPHSENSLITGLLAEKGIPFARIGSKQEGPGIAMTMGDSHNARLATDHLIELGHERIGFIAGPEDFSLSGWRMEGWASALEDAGFSSEGLCERGDFGFESGARAAERLLGLTEAPTAIIASSDQMALAVLEVARRRGLNVPKDLSLVSFDNSPIVRFTQPALTAIDQPIAATAARAVELLIDARKKPAPAEPVQIQGELVVRGSTASARVDAGS
- a CDS encoding 3'(2'),5'-bisphosphate nucleotidase CysQ, whose protein sequence is MTDAELAAHLAEVAGRILIEVRESGMFEGKSLGKAGDETANQFLCHALRQQRPEDGLLSEEEKDNSARLDKERVWIVDPVDGTREYGEARSDWAVHVALCVNGKPETGAVALPGLDTVLRTDAPIDVPAAAEKPRMVVSRTRPAKEAVAVAETIGAELVGMGSAGAKAMAVVRGEAEIYLHTGGQYEWDSAAPAAVALAHGMHASRIDGSPLTYNQADTYMPDLLICRPEWAERVLAEVAKLAD
- a CDS encoding glycoside hydrolase family 3 protein, producing MKAFWLVSAAAVALAGCNTVPAEVESTPVASASTSEDARVADLVSRMSLERKVAQLIQPQINSFTPEDMRRYRFGSYLNGGNGGPYGDEYAEASEWLRYADEMYLASVEPMEGDEPVIPTMWGTDAVHGHTNIIRATIFPHNIGLGATRDADLIRRIGAATAVEIEVTGIDWNFSPTVAVARDDRWGRTYESYSEDPAIVAPLGAALVEGLQGRKGDANRLGAGHVIATAKHFFGDGGTDQGVDQGDVNGDIEALKAVHAAPYPATIAAGVETIMASFNSINGRKMHGNKDMLTDVLRGELGFEGLVVGDWNGHGQVKGCTNTDCPQSLLAGLDIYMVPDDWKGLLETLVSQVEDGTIPMAKLDEAVSRVLRLKMRAGLLDEFVKPSDRPNAGNYDLIGSPEHRAIAREAVAKSQVLLKNNGVLPLKEGASVLVAGGAADDIAQAAGGWTLTWQGGGDLDNSYFPGATSIWSGLKTAVEESGGSATLSADGSYSDKPDVAIVVFGEEPYAEFAGDRKHLGFTDEEGLELLRKFKSEGVPTVAVFLSGRPMWVNRELNAADAFVASWLPGGEGAGIADVLTGAMPATGKLGFSWPATCDYGPLNGPEGALFTVGYGRSFNDLSPLPTLDENCAPLQQGAAKDWYVNGRLADGVLANTATGKLDNLRGEAGGIFSIGLDRNAQEDARAISFGPGAYLELAQGGGDDGYGYRVIYEVQTRPSAAVHLKVGAGEPLDITQQLSVAEGKGYREMIITDACVADLGPSLTFTSQGPFKINIGSVVREEFADGTDCSF
- a CDS encoding sugar MFS transporter is translated as MALAPDVSSSTDPNPVEAEGAHVNAPGLQYFVFALFFIFGGITSLNDVILPKLKELFTLNYTQAMLVQFCFFTAYLLIGIPGAQLVKRIGYMRGAVAGLLIMMAGCLLFIPASQTATYGLFLGALFILASGVVIVQVVTNPLISLLGPAKTVHSRLTFAQAFNSLGTTIFPIVGSALILGSLAGVSAAELSGAELQQYRTAESAAIVSTYIGLAVALAVIALVVWINRNKLPHDAAAMKGDALTTPARYVAGIVLIAIGGWLVIRGNEIPGILLLLAAPAIWLWGNSLLSRTRFSFGALCIFLYVGAEVAIGSLIVNYLMQESVLGLTERAAGDMIFMYWGGALVGRIIGSAVLRFVSPGLVLMGVAIGAISLVLISTNTTGSVSGYSLLAVGLMNSIMFPTIFSLACEKLGLKAADGSGIINIAIFGGAVIPLLTGMLADVSGSLGTAMILPIACYAIIALFGIYARRPAAS
- a CDS encoding TonB-dependent receptor plug domain-containing protein; protein product: MRHSLRSSLFLTVAGLSAIWAPNALAQQADAAGDNDALIIVTGEGLDQTPASPAYDTQLIEREQLVSTSSGRIEDALAGVAGFQQFRRSDSRSSNPSAQGATLRSLGGNATSRALVLLDGVPMADPFFGFIPFTAIAPERLAEVRVTRGGGSGPFGAGALAGTIELESADAATLGSFGGHVYVNDRGGTESAAHVAGDLGDGFGVISGRWDRDKGFFTTPPADRVDASARAAYDSWSVQARGVTPIGDSMELQARGLVYDDRRTLRFDGADSSSTGQDASLRLVGRGDWQFDALAYVQARNFTNIVISSTRFVPVLDQRNTPSTGLGGKFEIRPPVGDSNVLRLGMDYRRSEGELFETAISAFTGAVRERRNAGGTNTDLGFFIEDDLLLGPLTLTAGARLDRYTIRDGFYVARSDDGAVLLEERFADRSGWEESFRGGAVFDAGGGLSLRAAAYTGLRLPTLNELYRPFVVFPVTTNANAALENERLEGFEAGVDFASGDIFDLSLTAFQNRVEGAIANVTLDPLTRQRRNIDAIEARGIEASLGVALGSLRFDGSLAYTDAEAQQDGAAFDGNRPSQTPAWVGGATVSYRFGDSGLIAANLRHVGRQFEDDLESDVLPAVTTLGLFAQLPVTDEASIVLRGENLTDEDIVTRNQGGSIDYGTPRTVWIGIRIGG
- a CDS encoding HpcH/HpaI aldolase/citrate lyase family protein, producing the protein MSQPRALPARHRSWLFAPGDSEKKMTKATEGEADIVIFDLEDAVADDAKPAVREAICAFLKTRDNGEHDRLWVRVNPLDGPHTADDLAAIMPARPGGIMLPKSRGRHDVEALDQMLTPLEMELGIEPGSTPVIALVTEVAAAMFTTGDYAGAPRLVAMTWGAEDLADSIGAMSNRGEDGEYSFTYELARSLTLLGAAAAGVPAIETIDGDFRNLEGLEKRAGKVRRDGYRGMLAIHPAQVPVINAAFSPSEEEIAEAREIVALFEANPGAGTIGHKGKMLDRPHLSRARQLLAQVEA